From a region of the Daphnia pulicaria isolate SC F1-1A chromosome 1, SC_F0-13Bv2, whole genome shotgun sequence genome:
- the LOC124323945 gene encoding uncharacterized protein LOC124323945, translating to MPDLLFIKKELHREMILDNSIQDLGGNCSTQMSDLILFQHDPYFDELGEMDSQVVLSHKELNLVVKLRQHPILPAIQSALQPLHSNLDANISTSKFVDLQPPTTIGLLATTKNILEFVVSDEDEESFNVVVIPEVQGHVPLPELSELLKAAKATGKLLNHYVDFVKHHSEPLHTFYRLTSVRLKRLSTSTDS from the exons atgcctGACCTGCTGTTCATAAAAAAAGAGCTACATCGAGAAATGATTCTCGATAACTCTATTCAAGACCTAGGAGGAAATTGTTCAACCCAAATGTCCGAtctaattttgtttcaacacGATCCATACTTCGACGAACTGGGAGAGATGGATAGCCAAGTTGTTTTGTCACACAAAGAGCTCAATCTAGTTGTCAAGCTCCGACAACATCCAA TTTTGCCAGCAATACAGTCTGCCCTGCAGCCCTTACACAGCAATCTTGACGCTAACATTTCAACTTCAAAGTTTGTGGATTTACAGCCACCGACAACAA tTGGATTGCTGGCAACAACCAAGAATATCTTGGAGTTTGTTGTGtcagatgaagatgaagaatcTTTTA ATGTAGTAGTTATCCCTGAAGTACAGGGTCATGTCCCTCTCCCAGAGCTGTCAGAGTTGCTCAAAGCTGCCAAGGCCACTGGGAAGCTTCTAAACCATTATGTGGATTTCGTGAAACATCACAGTGAACCTCTGCACACATTTTACCGTCTAACATCCGTCCGTCTAAAGCGACTCTCAACCTCTACGGACAGCTAA